The DNA window ACACCTTATGGAATAGCTCCGCCATTGTCTATTAGCAACATAGAGGGAAAAAAAGTTGTTTTTCTTCCAAGACATGGCCCGAAACATCTTGTTCCGCCGCATAAGATAAACTATAAGGCAAATGTTTACGCCTTGCATGAGATTGGTGTGACGCGAATAATAGCCGTAAACGCTGTGGGTGCGATAAATCGCAATTTCAAACCCGGCGACATCGTTATTCCTCACGATTTCATTGACTTCACGAAATTACGTTCCACAACCTTTTACGACGAAACTCCAGTAACCCACGTTGACGTTTCTCAGCCATACTGTCCAGAAATTCGCAAAATTTCGGCTGAAAACGCAAGAAAAATTGGATTAAAAACATGGGATAAAGCTGTGTTAGTGTGCACCGAAGGGCCTCGCTTTGAAACTCCGGCGGAAATTGAAATGTTCAGACGTTTAGGCTGTGATGTTGTGGGGATGACTGGAATACCCGAGGCTGTGCTTGCACGCGAGCTTGAAATGTGCTATGCCGGTTTCTGTTACGTTTCAAATATGGCTGCTGGCATGCAAGAAAAGTTGACTACACACGAAGTGCGTGAAATCTGTGAAACACTTATGCCTAAGCTAGAGCAAGTTTTATTTGAAACCATTAAAGGTTTACCCCTAGAACGTGGGAATAACTGCCCATGTTCTAATGCCCTTCGGAATGCAAGGTGCAAGTGATGTTTAAAACCTTACTCTCAGTCATTGGAGCATACAAACTCTATGAGAAATGGCTCTGGCACCAAGTTAAGAACGGTGGAGAACTGGAGCATATAGCAATAATTCTGGATGGAAACAGAAGATGGGCGTCTGGGAAAGCTCTTGACCCATGGCTTGGACATGAAAAAGGAGCAAAAAAAGTTGAAGATCTGATTGATTGGTGCCAGAAACTTCATGTTAAATCGATAACACTGTATGCATTCTCTACAGAGAATTTCGTTAGGCCAGAAAATGAAGTTGAAGAAATTATGCGTATCGCAGAAGAGGAATTTCGGAAAATTCTAACAGATGAGCGCATACACAAAAACAAGGTGCGTGTAAAGGTAATTGGCAGGATAAATCTGTTGCCTGAGAGTTTGCAGAATTTAATAATGGATGTGGAAAAGGCTACGCAAGATTATGACCAGCATTTCTTAAACATCGCCTTTGCTTATGGAGGAAGAGCAGAAATCGTTGATGCAGCAAGAAAAATTGCCGAAAAAGTGCAAGAAGGCGAGATAAATCCAAGGGAGGTTAATGAACAACTTTTCGAACAGTATTTGTACACATCTTACATGCCCAAACAAGAACCAGACTTAATTATTAGAACTTCTGGAGAAGAGAGGCTAAGTGGCTTCTTGCTTTGGCAGTCTGCCTACAGCGAACTTTGTTTTTTGGATGTCTACTGGCCTGACTTTCGCTTAATAGACCTTTTGCGTGCAGTTAGAACTTTTCAGAAACGTAAAAGGCGTTTTGGCGCATGAGTAATGTTGTAATGGTTTTAGCTCAGAAAATTATGCAAGTTACTTATAAATTAGGTTTATGTCACTAAAAGTTTGTTTGAAGAATGTGAAACGAGAGTTTCGTGTGGAATGTTTGCGATTGTTTTTCTGGCAGGTGGCAAATGTAGAAGATGTGACATAATTCTTCAAGGTTACGGAAAATTAGATTAGTTTATGTATAGCCAATTCAAATCCTAAGAAGATATTCGCCTCATCACCTTTTCGAGTCGCTTAAATACACAACA is part of the Candidatus Bathyarchaeota archaeon A05DMB-5 genome and encodes:
- the mtnP gene encoding S-methyl-5'-thioadenosine phosphorylase, coding for MEKAKIAIIGGTGFESFFKNAKQLHVGTPYGIAPPLSISNIEGKKVVFLPRHGPKHLVPPHKINYKANVYALHEIGVTRIIAVNAVGAINRNFKPGDIVIPHDFIDFTKLRSTTFYDETPVTHVDVSQPYCPEIRKISAENARKIGLKTWDKAVLVCTEGPRFETPAEIEMFRRLGCDVVGMTGIPEAVLARELEMCYAGFCYVSNMAAGMQEKLTTHEVREICETLMPKLEQVLFETIKGLPLERGNNCPCSNALRNARCK
- the uppS gene encoding di-trans,poly-cis-decaprenylcistransferase, which gives rise to MFKTLLSVIGAYKLYEKWLWHQVKNGGELEHIAIILDGNRRWASGKALDPWLGHEKGAKKVEDLIDWCQKLHVKSITLYAFSTENFVRPENEVEEIMRIAEEEFRKILTDERIHKNKVRVKVIGRINLLPESLQNLIMDVEKATQDYDQHFLNIAFAYGGRAEIVDAARKIAEKVQEGEINPREVNEQLFEQYLYTSYMPKQEPDLIIRTSGEERLSGFLLWQSAYSELCFLDVYWPDFRLIDLLRAVRTFQKRKRRFGA